One Telluria mixta DNA window includes the following coding sequences:
- a CDS encoding DUF6861 domain-containing protein, which produces MSDFSSNWTDLTRALDTMQRRYAQAGAQARLDVERRVQRWSHQASATLGRIADAGADVGGVRNALAVKQALDASRPRFVELLKQQFAGLNFAMIVDVLVEVMKQMALYLGGGAVLGAAAGGALGSLAFGVGAIPGAAVGAQAGVAIGGEILVWMGLGMLVMDMSSTVPDLCRHAAHGFATAWHAGDLPADATARRTTMLREATESFAQGQMLLVKAILTALVLYLSRGQVQSSLLVRNLSNSKLGPKFAEWVGQNRDKLMAHPNLQPRIASAQGQAEAGKGAAAKAAAETPKPVEKPSVIKRGEAEHQPPCTLVGQPVDPIRGSKVLLGELDLDFALPAPLPVVWQRTYSSALHRVGWLGQGWALPISDSLQLSADEVVVLDAFDRGITFSLPRVGDAIYSPSEQITLARTGETTFELVDNNGLRTQFAVLYDDGIARLTGWQDANDNHIRIAYDARRLPARIDDSAGHGLALEFGRVAGGMRLLDVTLMPAEPGGGAVTLVRYEYDDAGDLRRVRNRVGDVVREFAYRHHVMVEHGQPDGLVSRYEYDVEAPDGKVLRNWTNTGQWWTFRYLDKETVVADQLDRTQHYRFDARGRLVAQVDAAGGVTTRRLDENGNLLALTDPAGRTVRYRYDERSRIVRVERGGRGTGIVYDARFDKPALITDALGATTVLRYDANGNLTSVTNALGQRTAYQYDDRGLPVKVVDARGGIKQLAYNRAGQLIRYTDCSGSMSSFDYDDEGRLARAVDPNGNASTYAYDALGRLQAVTHADGTTERYEYDGLGRLVAHVDAAGHRTAYELDRDGRPLKRIDARGGVLAYRYDAARRIAELINENGDVHRFVYDALDRLAEETSFDARVTRYRYDDSGLIVGKDELGCAPRTEFTPIATTYVRDALGQLTEKVISRVTGAAQAQQMRLRFAYDALGRMTQAINADATVSMSYDAIGQLIAEQTDASGTSVMLRHAYDDLGNRVQTTLPDGRVLNNLYYGSGHLHQVNLDGEVITDIERDQAHRMIARTQGALVSQFRYDPVGRLLSQTAGEGASTVIARKYEYDEVGNLVSIDDRRNGVTRYSYDPIGRILSAVQPQLSERFAFDPAHNLLDTAVVPVGRVEGNRIRVYEDKRYDYDAHGNVVEKLVGKHTRMRFEWNPAHQLVRSVVSRGTNDTAQTVNYSYDPFGRRIAKRDGFGVTRFVWDGNRLLCEQRGSHSRTYVYGEDAFVPLARVDAVADVNSAARAEVRHLHTDHLGTPREMTDADGRVVWAARYRAWGNVLEVVQEEISLADEIGEAQPVRFQGQYYDNETGLHYNRFRYYDPDIGRFVSIDPIGLIGGINTYQYAPNPVGRIDPLGLASYDPGVYDAHFEARLPEDMYRLTDAEHFSEGNRQLHYAIKNDPALAAALEARYPGISEYVAPTRLGTFRGRAFAGTTWHHHGQVGGLLQLVDRADHGSRHLDYHANGVGGRNTWGGGTRCR; this is translated from the coding sequence TGGGCGGCGGCGCCGTGCTCGGTGCGGCGGCGGGCGGCGCGCTGGGCTCCCTGGCCTTCGGCGTGGGTGCGATCCCGGGCGCGGCGGTGGGTGCGCAGGCCGGGGTTGCGATCGGCGGCGAGATCCTCGTCTGGATGGGGCTCGGGATGCTGGTCATGGACATGAGCAGCACCGTACCGGACCTGTGCCGCCATGCCGCCCACGGTTTCGCGACCGCCTGGCACGCCGGTGACCTGCCGGCCGACGCCACCGCCCGGCGCACGACGATGCTGCGTGAGGCGACTGAATCGTTCGCGCAAGGGCAGATGCTGCTCGTGAAGGCGATCCTGACGGCGCTCGTGCTGTACCTGTCGCGCGGCCAGGTGCAAAGTTCGCTCCTGGTGCGCAACCTGTCGAACAGCAAGCTGGGTCCGAAGTTCGCGGAATGGGTCGGCCAGAACCGCGACAAGCTGATGGCGCACCCGAACCTGCAGCCCAGGATCGCGTCGGCACAGGGACAGGCCGAAGCGGGCAAGGGCGCAGCGGCCAAAGCGGCGGCGGAGACGCCCAAGCCGGTCGAGAAACCTTCAGTGATCAAGCGCGGCGAGGCCGAGCACCAGCCGCCATGCACGCTCGTCGGCCAGCCCGTCGATCCGATCCGGGGCAGCAAGGTGCTGCTCGGCGAGCTGGATCTCGACTTCGCCTTGCCCGCGCCATTGCCGGTCGTATGGCAGCGCACCTACAGCTCCGCGCTGCACCGCGTCGGCTGGCTGGGGCAGGGCTGGGCGCTGCCCATCAGCGACAGCCTGCAGCTCAGCGCCGACGAAGTCGTCGTGCTGGATGCGTTCGACCGCGGCATCACGTTCTCGCTGCCGCGGGTCGGTGACGCGATCTACTCGCCGTCCGAACAGATCACGCTGGCGCGCACGGGCGAAACCACGTTCGAACTCGTCGACAACAACGGCCTGCGCACGCAGTTCGCCGTCCTGTACGACGACGGCATCGCCCGGCTGACGGGCTGGCAGGACGCCAACGACAACCATATCCGCATCGCGTACGACGCGCGCCGCCTGCCCGCGCGCATCGACGACAGCGCGGGCCACGGCCTGGCCCTCGAGTTCGGACGCGTTGCCGGGGGCATGCGCCTGCTGGACGTGACCCTGATGCCGGCCGAGCCGGGAGGCGGTGCCGTCACGCTGGTGCGCTACGAGTACGACGACGCCGGGGACCTGCGGCGCGTGCGCAATCGCGTGGGCGACGTGGTCCGCGAGTTCGCCTACCGTCATCACGTCATGGTGGAGCATGGCCAGCCGGACGGCCTCGTGTCGCGCTATGAATACGACGTCGAGGCGCCGGACGGCAAGGTGCTGCGCAACTGGACCAACACGGGCCAGTGGTGGACCTTCCGCTATCTCGACAAGGAAACGGTCGTCGCCGACCAGCTGGACCGCACGCAGCACTACCGGTTCGACGCGCGCGGGCGCCTGGTCGCGCAGGTGGATGCGGCGGGCGGCGTGACGACGCGCCGTCTCGACGAGAATGGCAACCTGCTCGCACTGACCGATCCGGCCGGCCGCACGGTGCGCTACCGCTACGACGAGCGCAGCCGCATCGTCCGCGTGGAACGGGGCGGGCGGGGCACGGGCATCGTCTACGACGCGCGCTTCGACAAGCCGGCCCTCATCACCGACGCCCTCGGCGCGACGACCGTGCTGCGCTACGACGCGAACGGCAACCTGACCAGCGTGACGAACGCGCTGGGCCAGCGCACCGCGTATCAGTACGACGACCGCGGGCTGCCGGTCAAAGTCGTCGACGCGCGCGGCGGCATCAAGCAGCTCGCCTACAACCGTGCGGGCCAGTTGATCCGCTACACAGACTGCTCGGGTAGCATGAGCAGCTTCGACTACGACGACGAGGGCCGCCTCGCGCGCGCCGTGGACCCCAACGGCAACGCGAGCACCTACGCCTATGACGCGCTGGGCCGCCTGCAGGCCGTGACGCATGCCGACGGCACCACCGAGCGTTACGAATACGACGGCCTGGGTCGCCTCGTCGCCCACGTCGATGCAGCGGGCCACCGCACCGCGTACGAACTCGATCGCGACGGCAGGCCGCTGAAACGCATCGACGCGCGCGGCGGCGTGCTGGCATATCGCTACGACGCGGCCCGCCGCATCGCTGAACTGATCAACGAAAATGGCGACGTGCACCGCTTCGTCTACGATGCGCTGGACCGGCTGGCGGAAGAAACCAGCTTCGATGCGCGCGTGACGCGCTACCGCTACGACGACAGTGGCCTCATCGTCGGCAAGGACGAACTGGGCTGCGCGCCGCGCACGGAGTTCACGCCGATCGCGACGACGTATGTGCGCGATGCGTTGGGCCAGTTGACGGAAAAGGTGATTTCACGCGTGACGGGTGCGGCGCAGGCGCAGCAGATGCGGCTGCGCTTCGCGTACGACGCGCTTGGGCGCATGACGCAGGCGATCAATGCGGATGCGACGGTCAGCATGTCGTATGACGCGATCGGGCAGCTGATTGCGGAGCAGACCGACGCATCGGGTACGTCCGTCATGCTGCGTCACGCTTACGACGATCTGGGCAACCGCGTGCAGACGACCTTGCCGGATGGCCGCGTCCTGAACAACCTGTACTACGGCTCGGGTCACCTGCACCAGGTCAACCTGGACGGTGAGGTCATCACCGACATCGAGCGCGACCAGGCGCACCGGATGATCGCCCGCACGCAGGGGGCGCTCGTCAGCCAGTTCCGGTACGACCCGGTGGGGCGGCTGCTGTCGCAGACGGCGGGCGAGGGCGCGTCGACCGTCATCGCGCGCAAGTATGAGTACGACGAGGTCGGCAACCTTGTGTCGATCGACGACCGGCGCAACGGTGTCACGCGCTACAGCTACGATCCGATCGGGCGCATCCTGTCGGCCGTGCAGCCGCAGTTGAGCGAGCGCTTCGCGTTCGACCCCGCGCACAATCTGCTCGATACGGCCGTTGTGCCGGTCGGCCGCGTCGAGGGCAACCGCATCCGGGTGTACGAGGACAAGCGCTATGACTACGATGCGCATGGCAACGTCGTCGAGAAGCTGGTCGGCAAGCATACGCGGATGCGCTTCGAGTGGAATCCGGCGCATCAGCTGGTGCGCAGCGTGGTGTCGCGCGGGACGAACGATACCGCGCAGACCGTCAACTATTCTTACGATCCGTTCGGGCGGCGGATTGCGAAGCGGGATGGGTTCGGCGTGACCCGCTTTGTCTGGGATGGCAACCGGTTGTTGTGCGAGCAGCGTGGTAGCCACTCGCGGACGTACGTGTACGGCGAGGATGCGTTCGTGCCGCTGGCGCGGGTGGATGCCGTCGCAGATGTGAATAGCGCGGCACGGGCCGAGGTGCGGCATTTGCATACGGACCACCTGGGGACGCCACGGGAAATGACCGATGCGGATGGGCGGGTCGTGTGGGCGGCGCGGTATCGGGCCTGGGGGAATGTGCTTGAGGTAGTGCAGGAAGAGATCTCATTGGCCGATGAGATCGGAGAGGCGCAGCCTGTTCGGTTCCAGGGGCAGTATTACGATAACGAGACCGGGTTGCATTACAACCGGTTCCGTTATTATGATCCAGATATTGGGCGGTTTGTTTCGATTGATCCGATTGGACTAATTGGAGGAATAAATACCTATCAATACGCGCCAAATCCTGTCGGGCGGATTGATCCATTGGGCCTGGCTAGCTACGACCCAGGTGTATATGATGCTCACTTTGAAGCACGACTGCCGGAAGATATGTATCGTCTGACGGACGCAGAGCATTTCAGTGAGGGAAATCGACAGCTTCATTACGCGATCAAAAATGACCCGGCGCTTGCGGCGGCGCTCGAGGCAAGGTATCCCGGAATTTCCGAATACGTTGCTCCCACAAGGCTTGGGACCTTCAGGGGAAGGGCTTTTGCCGGAACGACGTGGCACCACCACGGCCAAGTAGGTGGACTTTTGCAGCTGGTTGACAGGGCGGATCATGGGTCGCGTCACCTTGACTATCACGCAAACGGTGTTGGTGGTCGGAATACATGGGGTGGCGGAACACGTTGTCGTTAA